A single region of the Anaerolineales bacterium genome encodes:
- a CDS encoding aldo/keto reductase, with product MQYVRLGNTGLKVSRLCLGMMTYGSKQWREWMLDEGESRPLIKAALEAGINFFDTADVYSIGVSEEITGRALRDFARREEIIIATKVNGAMGSQPNNRGLSRKHIMQSIDDSLRRLGTEYIDLYQIHRFDPETPIEETLQALHDIVRAGKALYIGASSMYAWQFITMQHTAERHGWTRFVAMQNHYNLVYREEEREMIPYCQATGVGLIPWSPLARGFLAGNRPKGKQDGETLRSRTDNFAHQLYYQEADFAVANQVGVVAQKYGVKPAQIALAWMLQKGHISAPIIGVSKPYQLSEAVSALTITLEAEDIAALESPYAPHPVLGH from the coding sequence ATGCAATACGTCCGTTTAGGAAATACCGGTCTCAAAGTGAGCCGGCTGTGCTTGGGCATGATGACCTATGGCAGCAAACAGTGGCGCGAGTGGATGCTTGATGAAGGCGAATCCCGCCCGCTGATCAAAGCTGCATTGGAGGCAGGGATTAATTTTTTCGATACGGCGGATGTTTACTCTATCGGCGTCAGTGAGGAAATTACCGGACGGGCGCTGCGTGATTTCGCCCGTCGCGAGGAGATCATTATCGCCACAAAAGTAAACGGGGCGATGGGCAGCCAGCCCAACAACCGAGGGCTTTCCCGCAAGCATATTATGCAGAGCATCGATGATTCCTTGCGGCGGCTTGGCACAGAGTACATTGATCTCTACCAAATCCACCGCTTTGATCCAGAGACGCCCATTGAGGAGACGCTGCAGGCGCTTCACGATATTGTGCGGGCGGGCAAGGCACTCTATATCGGCGCGTCCAGCATGTATGCCTGGCAGTTCATCACCATGCAACACACCGCCGAACGACACGGGTGGACGCGCTTCGTCGCCATGCAAAATCACTACAACCTTGTCTACCGCGAGGAAGAACGGGAGATGATTCCCTACTGCCAAGCGACAGGCGTCGGCTTGATTCCTTGGTCGCCGCTGGCGCGGGGATTTTTGGCGGGAAATCGCCCGAAGGGGAAACAAGATGGCGAGACACTCCGTTCGCGGACGGATAATTTTGCCCACCAACTCTACTATCAAGAGGCGGATTTTGCCGTTGCCAATCAGGTTGGCGTGGTTGCCCAAAAGTACGGGGTGAAACCCGCCCAGATTGCCCTTGCCTGGATGCTCCAAAAGGGTCACATCAGCGCCCCCATCATCGGCGTCAGCAAGCCCTACCAACTGAGCGAGGCGGTCAGCGCCTTGACAATCACCCTAGAGGCGGAGGACATCGCCGCTCTGGAATCGCCCTATGCGCCGCACCCCGTCTTGGGGCATTAA
- a CDS encoding response regulator, with product MYTILLIEDNAQTARMVQKVLETADMTVHYAPNGMTGLGLAQEYAFDLILLDIHLPDLDGKVVAANLRGNVAPIIAFSADDSPRSRKMAAAFGCHNFIAKPINTRLFPTQITEMIAHHREAGEHA from the coding sequence ATGTACACCATCCTACTTATCGAAGATAACGCTCAGACTGCCCGCATGGTACAGAAAGTGCTGGAGACAGCCGATATGACAGTCCATTATGCCCCTAATGGGATGACTGGCTTGGGGCTGGCACAAGAGTATGCCTTTGATCTGATCTTGCTGGACATTCACCTCCCCGACCTTGATGGAAAAGTGGTTGCCGCCAATCTACGCGGGAACGTCGCCCCAATCATCGCCTTCAGCGCCGATGACAGTCCCCGTTCGCGGAAGATGGCGGCTGCTTTTGGCTGCCATAATTTTATTGCCAAACCAATCAATACACGGCTGTTTCCGACGCAAATCACAGAGATGATTGCCCATCATCGGGAGGCGGGTGAACATGCCTAA
- a CDS encoding SUMF1/EgtB/PvdO family nonheme iron enzyme: MTDSTPLNSSDPMIGKTIGNYSISGILGRGGMATVYKAWQINMSREVALKMINPNNIGNSQFITRFEREIRTIAGLDHPHILPVFDSGTYENTIYLTMRLVGGGSLADLVQERQKQTKQLSSEEILAYVEQISEALDHAHQKGIVHRDLKPANIMLDKEGNAYLTDFGIAKMVESNTQLTQTSMIIGTPSYMPPEQWEGKELDARTDVYALGVMTYELLAGRVPFNGTTSAAMMTMHILNPPPSIQEHRKDLLPAINDVLQKALAKDKQDRYPSAGAFFQALKKALNGDKSIGGDHSPARSMPIVFIAGIALIVALLLIIIMLTRGQANTPSAALILDQTSTQIALILSATATFTPTFTETPTYTPTLPSATPTPTDTATFTPTFTATPTHTATFTPTPTFTDTATFTPTPTATPTATDTPLPTATPTFTYTPTDIPTATPTPTATLLPAGTSVAFLTERKVIKGLPVVYVPAGRFLMGDPAGKTLSVTIDTPFWIGEYEVSVGDYAQCVQATKYPCEVPSGSESSPETMPQTGISQRNALHYCQFVGGRLPLEKEWEYAARGVDGRLYPWGNNTPTTEHAVYDEDSLTGSPLPAQTNYPEGASWVGAQHMAGNVAEWTNSPYRDPFTAADLDRTATANDDVVIRGGAYDDDALRITSTSRGSVGNATSTYPYVGFRCIFPPN; the protein is encoded by the coding sequence ATGACCGACTCCACGCCCTTGAATTCTTCTGACCCCATGATCGGCAAAACCATAGGAAATTATAGTATTAGCGGCATTCTGGGCAGGGGTGGGATGGCGACGGTGTACAAAGCGTGGCAGATAAACATGAGTCGGGAAGTTGCTCTCAAAATGATTAACCCCAATAATATAGGTAATTCGCAGTTTATCACGCGGTTTGAACGTGAAATTAGAACTATCGCCGGTTTGGATCATCCCCATATTCTGCCCGTCTTTGATTCAGGAACGTATGAGAACACGATCTACCTGACCATGCGTTTGGTGGGGGGGGGATCGCTGGCTGATTTGGTGCAAGAGCGCCAAAAGCAAACTAAACAACTTTCAAGCGAGGAAATCCTTGCTTATGTCGAACAGATCAGTGAAGCCCTCGATCATGCTCATCAAAAAGGGATTGTTCACCGCGATTTAAAACCAGCCAATATTATGTTGGACAAGGAAGGAAACGCTTATTTAACCGATTTCGGGATAGCAAAAATGGTTGAAAGCAATACCCAACTGACTCAGACCTCCATGATAATTGGAACGCCCTCCTACATGCCCCCAGAACAATGGGAGGGTAAGGAGTTAGACGCCCGTACCGATGTCTATGCGTTAGGGGTGATGACCTATGAGTTGTTAGCGGGAAGGGTTCCTTTCAACGGAACAACCTCCGCCGCCATGATGACGATGCACATTCTAAATCCACCCCCATCGATCCAAGAGCATCGCAAGGATTTACTGCCTGCCATTAATGACGTATTGCAAAAGGCGCTGGCTAAGGATAAACAAGATCGCTATCCATCGGCGGGGGCATTTTTCCAAGCGCTTAAAAAGGCGTTAAACGGTGACAAGAGCATTGGCGGGGATCACTCCCCTGCCCGCTCTATGCCCATTGTATTCATCGCTGGTATTGCCTTAATCGTCGCCCTGCTGCTCATCATCATTATGCTTACCAGAGGGCAGGCAAACACCCCCAGCGCTGCCCTGATCCTTGACCAGACCTCAACCCAAATTGCCCTGATCCTCAGCGCAACGGCAACCTTCACCCCTACCTTCACCGAAACACCGACGTATACCCCCACCCTTCCTAGCGCCACGCCGACCCCAACGGATACGGCGACCTTCACCCCCACCTTCACCGCGACGCCCACCCACACGGCAACCTTTACGCCAACGCCGACCTTCACCGATACCGCCACCTTTACGCCAACACCCACCGCTACCCCAACGGCGACGGATACCCCGCTGCCCACCGCGACACCAACCTTCACCTACACCCCAACGGATATACCCACCGCCACCCCGACCCCAACGGCAACGCTGCTCCCCGCCGGAACATCGGTGGCGTTTCTTACCGAAAGAAAGGTAATCAAGGGGCTGCCCGTTGTCTATGTTCCGGCAGGGCGTTTCCTGATGGGCGATCCGGCGGGGAAAACGCTCTCCGTGACGATTGACACGCCGTTTTGGATTGGCGAGTATGAGGTCAGCGTGGGCGATTACGCGCAGTGTGTCCAAGCGACGAAATATCCATGCGAGGTTCCTTCGGGGAGTGAATCCAGCCCAGAGACGATGCCGCAAACCGGTATCTCACAGCGGAATGCCCTCCATTATTGCCAATTCGTTGGGGGACGACTTCCCTTAGAAAAAGAATGGGAATATGCCGCACGGGGGGTTGATGGACGGCTTTACCCTTGGGGCAACAACACGCCAACGACTGAACACGCTGTGTACGATGAGGATTCCCTCACCGGTAGCCCTTTGCCCGCCCAGACAAATTACCCAGAGGGCGCATCATGGGTGGGGGCGCAGCATATGGCGGGGAATGTTGCCGAATGGACGAACAGCCCGTACCGCGATCCGTTCACTGCTGCTGATCTAGATCGCACTGCCACCGCCAATGATGATGTCGTGATTCGCGGTGGGGCATATGATGACGATGCGCTGAGGATCACCAGCACCTCACGCGGCAGTGTAGGGAATGCCACCAGCACCTATCCCTATGTTGGCTTCCGCTGCATTTTTCCGCCAAACTAG
- a CDS encoding CapA family protein, with the protein MHRLRNAFAAGFALVLVAFLNFIPHQPLTAQGEGCAEPTGMLVDRTYRSAILGQTMTYALYLPPCYNADSQRYPTVYLMHGSDAVDTRYWVGLGVVDALDRGIKTGILPPMLVVLPFGDWIANNNQFNRVSWSTVFLSELMPNVEGNFRADPRRESRAIGGISRGGFWAFNIAFLHPDLFVSLGGHSPFFHPSHWQGANPLVLVNTLPNLETLRIWMDHGREDYAAPNIIEMNRLMEQRKLPHIYQVYAEGKHERKYWASHMMEYLLFYAQPWLPTAEVKETPTVGLPTLPTVTPTPLVALPLARPNLGAGEDAGEAIFLPVIAYKSILDPLPMESLRAARRGDLAPYLALDQTTAAALQARGVMLHPQTPIYPDEILVRELERQPRVWTLLPLTRLTPRLRLLMVDEVNPVYGLIDGTLADYPFAFAPFPREHLTTILISGVTAITRETRQVIEREGVEWAQGGLRGITRRADIFHVSNEVSFHEGCPRFRGGMPFGEFCSNVDHFPILTELGVDVVELSGNHNMDYQQPSYLSTLEMYAGAGIKTVGGGRNGGEARQPFLITGGGGRVAWVSCNDVGPRWAMATELEPGAATCDDGWLREALPRLQRENDVVIISIQWIESETQIPTRRQEAKAQDYADWGADVIIGTQAHLTQFARFLPNARGGESFVHYGLGNLFFDQTFDYKFSYMVEVYVYEGAVRTLALYPVVIEGQGRPRLMDAKSRIHFRSLTLK; encoded by the coding sequence ATGCATCGACTCCGCAATGCCTTTGCCGCTGGTTTTGCCCTAGTTTTGGTAGCCTTTCTCAACTTCATCCCTCACCAACCTCTGACCGCACAGGGTGAAGGGTGCGCTGAGCCTACTGGAATGCTGGTAGATCGCACCTACCGCAGCGCCATTCTTGGACAGACCATGACCTATGCGCTCTACCTCCCACCCTGTTACAATGCCGATTCGCAGCGCTACCCGACGGTTTACCTGATGCATGGCTCAGATGCGGTGGATACGCGCTATTGGGTAGGGTTAGGGGTGGTTGATGCCCTTGATCGGGGTATTAAAACAGGGATTCTCCCGCCGATGTTGGTCGTCTTGCCCTTTGGCGATTGGATCGCCAACAACAACCAGTTCAATCGCGTTTCGTGGAGCACCGTCTTTCTCAGCGAACTGATGCCCAATGTGGAGGGGAATTTTCGCGCCGATCCACGCCGTGAATCACGCGCCATTGGGGGGATTTCACGAGGTGGTTTTTGGGCGTTTAACATTGCCTTTCTGCACCCCGATCTGTTCGTTTCCTTGGGCGGACACAGCCCGTTTTTCCATCCTAGCCACTGGCAAGGGGCGAATCCGCTTGTCTTGGTGAACACCCTCCCCAATCTGGAGACGCTGCGTATCTGGATGGATCATGGGCGGGAGGATTACGCCGCCCCGAACATCATTGAGATGAACCGGCTGATGGAACAGCGCAAACTGCCCCACATTTATCAGGTGTACGCAGAGGGCAAACACGAGCGGAAGTACTGGGCATCCCATATGATGGAATACTTGCTTTTTTATGCCCAACCCTGGCTGCCCACCGCAGAGGTGAAAGAAACCCCTACAGTGGGGCTGCCAACACTCCCAACAGTGACACCAACACCCCTTGTCGCCTTACCGCTTGCCCGCCCCAACCTTGGTGCTGGCGAGGATGCGGGAGAGGCAATTTTCCTTCCGGTGATCGCCTACAAGAGCATCCTCGACCCGCTCCCGATGGAATCGTTACGGGCGGCGCGGCGCGGCGATCTCGCTCCCTATTTGGCACTCGATCAGACAACGGCGGCGGCACTCCAAGCGCGGGGGGTGATGCTTCACCCGCAAACGCCCATCTATCCTGATGAAATACTCGTGCGGGAATTGGAACGTCAGCCGCGTGTCTGGACGCTGCTCCCCCTCACGCGGCTGACGCCTCGCCTGCGCTTGCTCATGGTGGACGAGGTGAACCCCGTCTATGGCTTGATCGATGGTACGCTGGCGGACTACCCCTTTGCTTTTGCCCCCTTCCCCCGCGAACACCTGACGACGATCCTGATTTCCGGTGTCACGGCGATCACCCGCGAGACGCGCCAAGTCATTGAGCGCGAGGGGGTCGAATGGGCGCAAGGCGGACTGCGCGGGATCACCCGCCGCGCCGATATTTTTCACGTCAGCAATGAGGTTTCATTTCATGAGGGCTGCCCACGCTTCAGGGGTGGGATGCCCTTTGGAGAGTTCTGTTCGAATGTCGATCATTTTCCGATTCTGACGGAGCTTGGCGTTGACGTTGTGGAGCTTTCCGGCAACCATAACATGGATTACCAGCAGCCGTCTTACCTCAGCACCTTAGAGATGTACGCGGGGGCGGGGATCAAGACCGTTGGCGGCGGGCGCAATGGTGGCGAGGCGCGGCAGCCCTTCCTCATCACCGGTGGGGGGGGGCGCGTGGCGTGGGTCTCTTGCAACGATGTCGGTCCGCGTTGGGCAATGGCAACCGAGCTTGAACCGGGCGCGGCAACTTGTGACGATGGCTGGCTGCGGGAAGCGCTCCCCCGCCTTCAGCGCGAGAATGATGTGGTGATCATCTCCATCCAGTGGATCGAATCGGAGACGCAAATCCCCACCCGCCGCCAAGAGGCAAAGGCGCAGGATTACGCCGATTGGGGCGCTGATGTGATCATCGGGACGCAGGCGCATCTGACGCAGTTTGCCCGCTTTTTACCGAATGCGCGGGGCGGGGAATCCTTTGTCCATTACGGGTTGGGCAACCTGTTCTTCGACCAAACCTTCGATTACAAGTTTTCCTACATGGTGGAAGTTTATGTCTATGAGGGGGCGGTGCGCACGCTGGCGCTCTATCCGGTGGTCATTGAGGGGCAAGGTCGCCCCCGTTTGATGGACGCCAAATCACGGATTCACTTTCGCTCCTTGACGCTGAAGTAG
- a CDS encoding thioredoxin domain-containing protein, translating into MNRLKDSTSPYLLQHAENPVDWYPWGEEAFAAARRDDKPMLLSIGYSACHWCHVMAHESFEDPDTAAIMNRDFLCVKVDREERPDIDDIYMQATLIFTQGHGGWPMTVFLLPDGRPFHAGTYYPSEDRYGMPSFRRILAGVIDAYRNRRAQAEAIAAEVAEGLQREGLGIGAEGRGETITAKRLDAAARKLLSGFDGIHGGLSKGRPKFPNPMNLEYLLRHFARTGETAAVDAVRFTLQKMARGGMYDQIGGGFHRYSVDERWLVPHFEKMFYDNAQLSRVYLHAWALTGDPFFKGIATEIYDYILREMTAPEGGFYSTTDADSEGEEGKFFVWSAAELREVLPAEEARAAIAYWGVTASGNFEGQTILNVPFEPAQVAANLDLSLEALMALIASAKDRLYAHRTHRIPPGRDEKILTAWNGLMLASLAEAARRLGREDYQAAAVRNAEFLLRTMRTPEGRLLRSHKDGKTQFNGYLEDYAALIDGLLELYQTTFAPRYFAEAEQLAGIVLSHFAAADGGFFDTSDDHEKLIARPRNMQDNATPSGSNLMAHVLLKLSAYTGEGRYEKAALAVLNPVANALSEYPAAFGEALNAAVLLVHGIDEVALIGESPPLRGVVLSGYRPFLVLAYAPAEPDETAIPPLLRGRTLVKGQPAAYVCRSFVCKRPATEAAALERALTGG; encoded by the coding sequence ATGAACCGCTTGAAAGATTCGACCTCGCCCTACTTGTTGCAGCACGCCGAAAATCCGGTGGACTGGTATCCCTGGGGCGAGGAAGCGTTTGCTGCCGCTCGCCGAGACGACAAGCCAATGTTGCTCAGCATCGGCTACAGCGCCTGTCATTGGTGTCATGTCATGGCGCACGAGAGCTTTGAAGACCCCGACACGGCAGCAATCATGAATCGGGATTTCCTCTGCGTGAAGGTGGATCGAGAGGAGCGCCCCGACATAGACGACATTTACATGCAAGCGACACTTATCTTCACCCAGGGGCATGGTGGCTGGCCCATGACGGTCTTTCTCTTGCCCGATGGTCGCCCTTTCCATGCCGGAACGTATTACCCTAGCGAAGATCGCTATGGGATGCCTTCGTTTCGGCGCATCCTTGCTGGTGTGATCGATGCCTACCGCAACCGCCGCGCCCAAGCGGAGGCAATTGCCGCGGAAGTTGCCGAAGGCTTGCAGCGCGAGGGGTTAGGAATCGGCGCGGAAGGGCGGGGCGAGACGATCACCGCGAAACGCCTAGACGCCGCTGCCCGAAAGCTGCTCAGCGGGTTCGATGGCATTCACGGGGGGCTGTCGAAAGGGCGCCCGAAGTTCCCCAACCCCATGAATTTGGAATACCTTCTGCGCCATTTTGCCCGCACGGGCGAGACAGCGGCGGTGGATGCCGTGCGCTTTACCCTTCAGAAAATGGCGCGGGGCGGCATGTATGATCAGATTGGCGGGGGCTTTCACCGCTACAGCGTTGATGAACGTTGGCTTGTCCCCCACTTTGAGAAGATGTTCTACGATAACGCGCAGCTGAGCCGCGTGTACCTCCATGCGTGGGCGCTGACCGGCGATCCCTTCTTCAAGGGCATTGCCACCGAGATATACGATTACATCCTGCGCGAGATGACCGCCCCTGAGGGGGGCTTTTACAGCACCACCGATGCTGACAGTGAGGGAGAAGAAGGGAAGTTTTTCGTCTGGTCGGCGGCGGAACTGCGCGAGGTGCTGCCCGCCGAGGAAGCCCGTGCCGCCATTGCCTATTGGGGCGTCACCGCGTCGGGAAATTTTGAGGGGCAGACGATCCTGAATGTACCCTTTGAACCGGCGCAGGTGGCAGCAAACCTCGATCTCTCCCTAGAAGCGCTCATGGCGCTGATCGCCAGCGCCAAAGATCGGCTCTATGCCCACCGGACGCACCGCATCCCGCCCGGGCGCGATGAGAAAATTCTGACAGCGTGGAATGGGCTGATGTTGGCAAGCCTTGCCGAAGCTGCTCGTCGGTTGGGACGTGAGGATTATCAGGCGGCGGCGGTGCGCAATGCGGAATTTCTGTTGCGGACGATGCGCACACCCGAAGGACGCCTTCTGCGCAGCCACAAGGATGGAAAAACCCAGTTCAACGGCTATCTTGAAGACTACGCCGCCTTGATCGATGGCTTGCTCGAACTTTACCAAACGACCTTTGCCCCCCGCTACTTTGCCGAGGCGGAACAGTTGGCGGGCATTGTCCTCAGCCATTTCGCGGCGGCGGATGGCGGCTTTTTTGATACCAGTGACGATCACGAAAAACTGATCGCCCGTCCGCGCAACATGCAAGACAACGCAACCCCATCGGGCAGCAATCTGATGGCGCATGTCTTGCTGAAACTGAGCGCCTACACGGGGGAGGGGCGCTATGAAAAAGCCGCTCTCGCCGTCTTGAATCCGGTGGCGAACGCGCTGAGCGAGTATCCGGCTGCCTTTGGTGAGGCGCTCAACGCTGCCGTCCTCCTCGTGCATGGCATTGATGAGGTCGCATTGATCGGGGAATCGCCCCCTTTGCGCGGGGTTGTCCTCAGCGGCTACCGCCCCTTCCTTGTGCTGGCCTATGCCCCGGCTGAGCCTGACGAAACGGCGATCCCGCCCTTGCTGCGGGGGCGGACGCTCGTCAAGGGGCAGCCCGCCGCGTATGTTTGCCGGAGTTTTGTCTGCAAACGTCCCGCCACCGAAGCGGCGGCGTTGGAACGGGCGCTGACAGGCGGCTGA
- a CDS encoding response regulator, translating into MPKRILYVEDNFQNRRLVRKILTAAGYEMLEAEDGQRGVEMALREKPDVILMDINMGGMDGIQATAALRASESAHIPIVALTAAAMKGDRERILAAGCDGYLQKPISKALLLEALAHYLRK; encoded by the coding sequence ATGCCTAAACGAATTCTCTATGTCGAAGATAACTTCCAAAACCGCCGCCTTGTGCGGAAGATTCTGACGGCGGCTGGCTACGAGATGCTGGAAGCGGAAGATGGACAACGCGGTGTGGAGATGGCGCTGCGCGAAAAGCCCGATGTGATCCTCATGGATATCAATATGGGAGGGATGGACGGGATTCAAGCCACTGCTGCCCTTCGCGCCTCGGAAAGCGCGCACATCCCGATTGTGGCGCTGACCGCCGCCGCCATGAAAGGTGACCGCGAACGGATTTTGGCAGCGGGCTGTGATGGCTACCTGCAAAAGCCGATCAGCAAAGCGCTCCTGTTGGAGGCACTCGCCCACTATTTACGGAAATAA